One stretch of Streptomyces agglomeratus DNA includes these proteins:
- a CDS encoding spermidine synthase yields MAIQAPYAVTVDRREGPYGEVVLRERGAHFEIIANGCFLMDTSDGRSERLLVDAAHDALSAPQPPSPSDTPSAPYAPSLLIGGLGVGFSLARAAEQSRWGRIVVIERERAVIDWHREGPLSRISGAALADPRCEIIHTDLVDYVRENRIGSAGTYQDTYDALCLDIDNGPDWTVTDDNANLYSPQGLAGCMRRLRPGGILAVWSAQPSPAFEDALRNAGFNLVRTEEIQVARGVPDVVHLAVRPA; encoded by the coding sequence ATGGCCATCCAGGCTCCGTACGCCGTCACAGTCGACCGGCGCGAGGGCCCGTACGGCGAAGTCGTCCTGCGCGAGCGCGGGGCGCACTTCGAGATCATCGCCAACGGCTGCTTCCTGATGGACACCTCCGACGGCCGCTCCGAGCGCCTCCTGGTCGACGCCGCCCACGACGCCCTCTCCGCTCCCCAGCCCCCTTCCCCCTCGGACACCCCGTCCGCTCCCTACGCTCCCTCCCTCCTCATCGGCGGTCTCGGCGTCGGTTTCTCGCTCGCCCGCGCCGCCGAGCAGTCGCGCTGGGGGCGGATCGTCGTCATCGAGCGTGAGCGGGCGGTCATCGACTGGCACCGCGAGGGGCCGCTGAGCCGGATCTCCGGTGCCGCGCTCGCCGATCCACGATGCGAGATCATTCACACCGATCTCGTGGATTACGTCAGGGAAAACCGAATCGGGAGCGCTGGTACGTACCAGGACACGTACGACGCGCTCTGCCTCGACATCGACAACGGCCCCGACTGGACCGTCACCGACGACAACGCCAATCTGTACTCCCCGCAAGGGCTTGCGGGGTGCATGAGGCGGCTGAGACCAGGGGGAATCCTCGCCGTCTGGTCGGCCCAACCGTCCCCCGCCTTCGAGGACGCATTGCGGAATGCCGGATTCAACTTGGTTCGGACGGAAGAGATCCAAGTTGCCCGGGGCGTTCCTGACGTGGTCCATCTCGCGGTTCGCCCTGCGTAG
- a CDS encoding response regulator transcription factor → MEQTHTSHNGLAATPGAQRRVLVVEDDATIVDAIAARLRAEGFQVQTAVDGPAAVDAAEAWQPDLMVLDIMLPGFDGLEVCRRVQAQRPVPVLMLTARDDETDMLVGLGVGADDYMTKPFSMRELAARVHVLLRRVERATLAASTPRSGILRLGELEIDHAQRRVRVRGDDVHLTPTEFDLLVCLANTPRAVLSREQLLAEVWDWADASGTRTVDSHIKALRRKIGAERIRTVHGVGYALETPPA, encoded by the coding sequence ATGGAGCAGACACACACCAGCCACAACGGCCTCGCGGCCACTCCGGGCGCCCAGCGCCGGGTGCTGGTCGTCGAGGACGACGCGACCATCGTCGACGCCATTGCCGCGCGACTTCGCGCCGAGGGCTTTCAGGTGCAGACGGCCGTCGACGGACCGGCGGCGGTGGACGCCGCCGAGGCGTGGCAGCCGGACCTGATGGTTCTCGACATCATGCTGCCGGGCTTCGACGGCCTGGAGGTCTGCCGGCGCGTGCAGGCGCAGCGGCCGGTACCGGTCCTGATGCTGACGGCACGCGACGACGAGACCGACATGCTGGTCGGGCTCGGTGTCGGCGCCGACGACTACATGACCAAGCCGTTCTCCATGCGTGAGCTGGCCGCCCGGGTGCACGTCCTGCTGCGCCGCGTCGAGCGGGCGACCCTCGCCGCCTCGACGCCCCGCAGCGGCATCCTCCGCCTGGGCGAACTGGAGATCGACCACGCGCAGCGCCGTGTGCGGGTGCGCGGTGACGACGTACACCTGACGCCGACCGAGTTCGACCTGCTGGTCTGCCTGGCGAACACGCCGCGGGCCGTGCTCTCGCGCGAGCAGCTGCTCGCCGAGGTGTGGGACTGGGCGGACGCTTCGGGAACCAGGACCGTCGACAGCCACATCAAGGCGCTGCGCCGCAAGATCGGCGCCGAGCGGATCCGTACCGTGCACGGCGTGGGCTACGCGCTGGAGACACCACCCGCATGA
- a CDS encoding HAMP domain-containing sensor histidine kinase, translated as MHKLWNRPRSGPENRPGSRLRPFSIKTKLGTLVVVSVFITTGLILVALRTKTELRFITVFSVIASMLITQFVAHSLTSPLDEMTTVAKSIAHGDYTRRVRGAGRRDELGELAATINRMADDLEAVDRHRKELVANVSHELRTPIAGLRAVLENVVDGVSAADPETMRTALKQTERLGRLVETLLDLSRLDNGVVPLKAHRFEVWPYLSGVLKEVNVIASQRGLASGSGSHTRTDVHLHLDVSPPELTAHADVERLHQVVANLLDNAVKHSPPHGRVTVRARRGAQPESLDLEVLDEGPGIPESEWHRVFERFNRGSLPAPHGPGSDGGTGLGLAIARWAVDLHGGRIGVAESVRGCRIQVTLPGKPATRQLT; from the coding sequence ATGCACAAGCTGTGGAACCGGCCGAGGAGCGGACCGGAGAACCGGCCCGGCAGCAGGCTGCGGCCCTTCTCGATCAAGACCAAGCTCGGCACCCTCGTCGTCGTCTCGGTCTTCATCACCACCGGTCTGATCCTCGTCGCCCTGCGCACCAAGACCGAGCTGCGCTTCATCACGGTCTTCTCGGTCATCGCCTCGATGCTGATCACCCAGTTCGTGGCGCACAGCCTGACCTCCCCGCTGGACGAGATGACGACGGTGGCCAAGTCCATCGCGCACGGCGACTACACCCGGCGGGTGCGCGGCGCGGGCCGTCGCGACGAGCTGGGCGAGCTGGCGGCCACGATCAACCGCATGGCGGACGATCTGGAGGCCGTGGACCGCCACCGCAAGGAACTGGTCGCCAACGTCTCCCACGAGCTCAGGACCCCCATCGCGGGCCTCAGGGCGGTACTGGAGAACGTCGTGGACGGGGTCTCCGCCGCGGACCCCGAGACGATGCGCACGGCGCTCAAACAGACCGAGCGCCTCGGCCGGCTGGTCGAGACGCTGCTGGACCTCTCCCGCCTCGACAACGGCGTCGTACCGCTCAAGGCCCACCGATTCGAGGTCTGGCCGTATCTCTCGGGCGTGCTCAAGGAGGTCAACGTGATCGCCTCGCAGCGCGGTCTGGCCTCCGGCTCCGGTAGTCATACGCGTACGGACGTCCACCTGCACCTGGACGTCTCGCCGCCCGAGCTGACCGCGCACGCGGACGTCGAGCGCCTGCACCAGGTCGTCGCGAACCTCCTCGACAACGCGGTCAAGCACAGCCCGCCGCACGGGCGCGTCACCGTGCGCGCCCGGCGCGGTGCGCAGCCCGAGAGCCTGGACCTGGAGGTCCTGGACGAGGGGCCGGGCATACCGGAGTCCGAGTGGCACCGGGTCTTCGAGCGATTCAACCGGGGCAGCCTGCCCGCCCCGCACGGTCCGGGCAGCGACGGCGGTACGGGGCTCGGCCTCGCGATCGCGCGCTGGGCGGTGGATCTGCACGGCGGACGCATCGGGGTGGCCGAATCCGTGCGCGGCTGCCGGATCCAGGTCACTCTTCCGGGGAAGCCCGCTACTCGTCAGTTGACGTAG